In Phoenix dactylifera cultivar Barhee BC4 unplaced genomic scaffold, palm_55x_up_171113_PBpolish2nd_filt_p 001671F, whole genome shotgun sequence, a single window of DNA contains:
- the LOC120108951 gene encoding cytochrome P450 85A1-like, whose amino-acid sequence MSFTRAVIFETLRIATVVNGVLRKTTQDVEMKGFVIPKGWRIYVYTREINYDPFLYPEPLTFNPWRWLEKNLESHQHFMMFGGGGRLCPGKELGIVEIAAFLHHFVTRYRWEEVGGDKILKFPRVEAPNGLHIRVWDH is encoded by the exons ATGAGTTTCACCCGAGCG GTAATTTTTGAAACTCTAAGAATAGCCACAGTTGTTAATGGGGTGCTCaggaagacaacccaagatgtGGAAATGAAAG GATTTGTGATTCCAAAAGGGTGGAGAATCTATGTTTACACTAGGGAGATCAATTATGACCCATTTTTGTATCCTGAACCTCTAACCTTCAATCCATGGAGATGGCTG GAAAAGAACCTGGAATCACACCAGCATTTCATGATGTTTGGTGGAGGAGGTAGGCTATGCCCAGGGAAAGAACTGGGGATAGTAGAAATTGCAGCATTTCTTCACCACTTTGTGACCAGATACAG ATGGGAAGAAGTTGGAGGAGATAAAATACTGAAATTTCCAAGGGTTGAAGCTCCCAATGGGCTACATATCCGAGTTTGGGACCACTGA